From one Treponema denticola genomic stretch:
- a CDS encoding ABC transporter permease — translation MTLTKTEEPWDLIIEPKRKLLDIPIREVIRYRDLIALFIKRDFVTQYKQTILGPLWFIINPLISTVMYAFVFGNLAKLSTDGVPHILFYYAGTMLWSFFAGCFTDATNIFVDNAGLFGKVYFPRLTVSVSSIAGKLIKIFIQFLCLMGFFVYYLVTSVILKPSLLALLFPLILIWIAAVATGMGMVISALTTKYKDLRLLVNFALNLAMYATAVVYPVSQIPQRFHWVLYANPMNAPIELFRFWFYGSGGIPLQAIISSILLTFFFLFIGLIMFNQNERNFIDVV, via the coding sequence ATGACTCTAACAAAAACAGAAGAACCTTGGGATTTAATTATAGAACCAAAGCGTAAGCTTTTGGATATACCCATCCGCGAAGTAATAAGATATAGGGATCTGATTGCTCTTTTTATAAAGAGGGATTTTGTTACGCAGTACAAACAAACAATTTTGGGACCGTTGTGGTTTATTATAAACCCGCTTATTTCGACGGTAATGTATGCTTTCGTATTCGGAAATCTGGCAAAATTAAGCACTGATGGGGTTCCTCATATTTTATTTTATTATGCCGGAACAATGCTATGGTCTTTTTTTGCAGGCTGTTTTACCGATGCGACAAATATCTTTGTCGATAATGCTGGATTATTTGGAAAAGTATATTTTCCACGCTTAACAGTATCAGTTAGTAGTATAGCAGGAAAACTTATAAAAATATTTATTCAATTTTTGTGTTTAATGGGCTTTTTTGTTTATTATTTAGTAACTTCCGTCATTTTAAAACCTTCTTTGTTAGCTCTTCTTTTTCCTCTTATTTTGATTTGGATTGCAGCTGTTGCAACGGGTATGGGGATGGTTATATCGGCTTTAACAACTAAGTATAAGGATTTAAGACTCCTCGTAAATTTTGCCTTAAATCTTGCAATGTATGCCACGGCTGTAGTTTATCCGGTATCTCAAATTCCTCAAAGGTTTCATTGGGTTTTATATGCTAATCCCATGAATGCTCCTATTGAACTTTTTAGGTTTTGGTTTTATGGATCTGGAGGGATTCCCTTGCAAGCAATTATTTCGAGTATTTTGCTGACTTTTTTCTTTTTGTTTATAGGGCTTATTATGTTTAATCAAAATGAGCGTAACTTTATTGATGTGGTGTAG
- a CDS encoding sulfatase-like hydrolase/transferase, producing the protein MYYLVSFLILLSISFGCYYILNRNRMAFSNVLRLSFIFTAISQIITCMAIGIIRKITIIHISFKLFSLNFRFILKFTVAAAACEILLIFLIHILNLKKEKISCTFSTDRNVFSAVLVYLYTGFIMISIYLYLFFPALNLEQMLFTLSMPIIGTSSLILMNFIFLVLGVPIIVLLLNCFFIWKKVQFTVRLGDGRGRARRIFPIYIKHCKIMLSIFVLLSVWSFIYKFELIDFIRVALKENSSFYEKHYIDPKTLTFNFPEQKKNLILIYLESMEAEASSTANPGVNLIPELSQLAEENISFSHNDGLGGQLQLAGTGWSMASLCCTHLGIPLTLPIGENSYEYTEHFFNGAYGLGDLLKDNGYVLSFVMGADAEFGGLRALLKTHGNFEIKDLKYYQKNGYVPKDYHVWWGIEDKKIIEYSKEELIELSNDDRPFMFSVFLEDTHSTGGYMDEDCEKKYINQIHNVFACTSKRVANFLDWIKEQKFYDDTVIIILGDHLYMGGDLYTQNKSHYERHAYNVFINTEKEAAFSKNRAFATFDFFPTIVESLGIEYNGGGLGIGRSLFSNKPTLLEQYGEKQLNEFINSKSYFYRNELLNKKNTPLK; encoded by the coding sequence TTAAATCGTAACAGAATGGCTTTTTCAAATGTGCTTCGGCTATCGTTTATATTTACGGCTATATCTCAAATCATAACATGTATGGCGATAGGGATAATACGAAAGATAACTATTATCCACATAAGTTTTAAATTATTTTCTTTAAATTTTAGATTTATTTTAAAATTTACTGTTGCTGCTGCCGCTTGTGAAATCCTACTTATTTTTTTGATTCATATTTTGAATTTGAAAAAAGAAAAGATTTCATGTACTTTTTCAACAGATAGAAACGTGTTTTCGGCTGTGCTTGTATATTTATATACCGGTTTTATAATGATTTCCATATATCTTTATTTATTTTTCCCTGCCCTAAACCTTGAACAGATGTTGTTTACGTTAAGTATGCCTATAATCGGAACAAGCTCACTGATTTTAATGAATTTTATCTTCCTTGTATTAGGTGTACCTATTATTGTTTTGTTGTTAAATTGTTTTTTTATTTGGAAAAAGGTTCAGTTTACTGTTAGGTTGGGAGATGGCAGGGGGCGGGCAAGAAGGATTTTTCCTATTTATATTAAGCACTGTAAAATTATGTTATCGATATTTGTTCTTCTTTCTGTTTGGTCATTTATTTATAAATTCGAACTTATTGATTTTATCAGGGTAGCATTAAAAGAAAATTCCTCATTTTATGAAAAACATTATATTGACCCCAAAACGTTAACTTTTAATTTTCCTGAACAAAAGAAGAATCTTATTTTAATTTATTTGGAATCCATGGAAGCTGAGGCTTCAAGTACTGCAAATCCGGGTGTAAATTTAATACCGGAGCTTTCTCAGCTTGCTGAAGAAAATATTTCTTTTAGTCATAATGATGGTTTAGGCGGCCAATTGCAGCTTGCCGGAACGGGATGGTCAATGGCATCTCTTTGTTGTACACATTTAGGCATTCCGCTTACTCTTCCTATAGGCGAAAATAGTTATGAATATACTGAGCATTTTTTTAATGGTGCGTATGGATTAGGAGATTTATTAAAAGATAACGGTTATGTATTGTCTTTTGTTATGGGGGCTGATGCAGAATTTGGCGGCTTGCGTGCTTTGTTGAAAACGCATGGTAATTTTGAAATAAAAGATTTAAAATATTATCAAAAAAACGGCTATGTTCCAAAAGATTATCATGTATGGTGGGGAATTGAAGATAAAAAAATAATTGAATATTCAAAAGAAGAGTTAATAGAGCTTAGTAATGATGATAGACCGTTTATGTTTTCTGTATTCTTAGAAGATACTCATTCTACAGGAGGATATATGGATGAGGATTGTGAAAAAAAGTATATAAATCAGATTCATAATGTGTTTGCATGTACCTCAAAAAGAGTAGCGAATTTTCTAGACTGGATTAAAGAGCAAAAATTTTATGATGATACTGTTATAATTATTTTAGGCGATCATCTTTATATGGGCGGTGATTTATATACTCAGAACAAATCCCATTATGAGAGACATGCTTATAATGTATTCATAAATACCGAAAAAGAAGCTGCTTTTAGCAAAAATAGAGCTTTTGCAACTTTTGATTTTTTTCCCACAATAGTTGAATCTTTGGGAATTGAATATAATGGGGGCGGTTTAGGAATTGGAAGGTCTTTGTTTTCAAATAAACCTACCTTACTTGAACAATATGGTGAAAAACAGTTAAATGAATTTATTAATTCTAAATCCTATTTTTATAGGAATGAGTTATTAAATAAGAAAAATACTCCATTGAAGTAA